The following DNA comes from Mucisphaera calidilacus.
GCGGGAGGTTGTCGTCGGTGTCCTCGTCCGGGGCTGGCGGTTCGACCTGATAGCGGGTGTTGGAGCGGTGGGTGTCGGAGGTGTTGACGCGGAGCCAGAGGAGTGTGGCGCCGGCGAGGGCGAGGGTCCAGGTCCACCAGAGAGCGGCCAGTAGCGTCACGTTGTCTCCACGCTTGAGGGGTCGTGCGGTGGAAGCGTAGGCCTGCTCATGCGTTCTTGTTGAAGGTGTGGACGGCGTCGACCATAGCGACGAAGTTGTCGACGGGTGTCATGGCCTGGGTGTTGTGGATGGTGTTGAAGACGAAGCCTCCGCCTTGGGCGAAGATTCGGCAGCGATCGGTGACCTGCTCGCGGACCTCGGTGGGTGTGCCGAAGGGCAGGACGTGCTGGGTGTCGATGCCGCCTCCCCAGAAGGTGATGCGTTTGCCGAAGCCGGCCTTGAGTTCGGCGGGGTCCATGCCGGTGGCGGAGCACTGGACGGGGTTGAGGATGTCGAATCCGGCATCGATAAAGGAGTCGATGAGGCCCGCGACGGCGCCGCAGGAGTGCTTGAAGGTCTTCCAGCGTGTGTTGGCGTGGACCCAGTCGTTGATCTCGCGGTAGAAGGGTAGCCAGAGGTCGCGGAAGGTGTCGACGGAGCAGAACTGGGAGGTCTGAGTTCCGAAGTCGGTGCCGCAGATCACGATAACGTCGATGAGGTCGCCGACCTCGTCGTTGAGGCGTTGGAGGTTGGGGAGGGCGATGTCGACCTGGTGTCGGAAGATGGCCCTGACGAAGTCGGGTCGCATGGCGGTGGACATGTACCACTCGGAGATATCGCGGATGCCTTTGGGTTGTTTGAGGAAGGGGGCGGGGACGAGGGCGATGTCGCCTAGTCCGGTGCCGGGTGAGCAGACGACGACGGCGCGTCCGGTGGCGTGGGCGTCGCGGACGCCTCGGGTTATGGTTTGCAGTTCGTCGTCGGTGAGGGGCTTGAATTCCTCGGTGTTGTCTTCGACGGCGAGGTTGTCCTCATCGATGGGCTCCTGGCGCACGATGGCATCGAAGAAGTACCCCCCTGCGGGCATGTGTCCGCTGGCGTGGGCGTCGGAATCGCCTTGGGGGTAGATGTAGACGTCGCCCTTGTCGGTGGTGGTGGTGACGAAATCGGCGGGGACGAGGACGTCCTGTTTCCAAGGGGTTGTCCAGGATTTCCATCCGGTGGCGGGGAAGCCGAACATGGTGCTGTGCGGGATGACGCCCTGGGTGTCGATGCCGAGGGCGGCTTTGAGGTCGTCCTCGACGTAGCCGAGCATCTGATAGGGCTCGTGGACGCGGACGGGTCGCTGTTCGAGGCCGTAGTGCTGTCGGAGTTGCTCGATGACGGAGCAGTGCAGGCCGGTGATGAAGGTGGCGCCGAAGTCGATGGGCAGTCGGTCGGGCTGCTGGTGATTGATGGCGGCAAGGACACGGTCGCGCGAATCCGTAGCGGGCATGGCATTTCCTCAAAAGGTCGGCCATGCTTTTTAGCAGATGAGGGTTGTGCGTACCTGTGCGGTAGCGGTCAGGCGGCGCCGTGGATGTACTGGTGGAGGTATTCGATCATGACGGCCTGGCCTTCGAGTCGGAAGGCGTTGAGGTCGCCGATGGAGATGACGCCGGCGAGTTCGCCCGCGTCGGTGACGACGGGGAGGTGTCGGACGCGTCGGTCCTTGAAGATGTCGGAGATGTCTTCGAGCGAGGTTTCGGGTGTGCAGGTCCAGAGGTTGTCGGTCATGACGCTCTTGACGGAGGTGGTTTCGGGTTTTCGGCCGGCGGCGATGACTTTTCGGAGGATGTCGCGTTCGGTGATGATGCCTTTGAGGTTCTCGTCGTCGACGACGAGGAGCGAGCCGATGTTGTGCTCGTTCATGATCTCGGCGGCACGATCGACGGTGGTCTCGGGGGGGACCGAGTGCACTTTGTTTCCCTTGCGATCGAGAAGCAGTTGGACGTTTGGCATGGGGTGATACTCCTGCGTACGACATGAAAAGATGCGCGGCCAGAGAGGAGAACGTCGCGGGCGACGGTCTGGTTCAAGCGTACCACCGGAGTGCGGGGAAAATAAAGGAAAAAACGTCCAATCCGTGGATTTTACAGGAGATATGAGAGTCTGAAGACGTCAGATAAAGGTGTTTAGCGGAAGAGTTTGCCCTGTCCGGGGCTGAGTCGTTCGTTCATTTCGAGGACGCCTCGGACTTCCTCGATGAGGTCGTCGAGGTCGCGGAACTGCTTGTAGACGGAGGCGAAGCGGACATAGGCGACCTGGTCGATGGTGCGGAGTTGTTCGGCGAGTCGCTGTCCGATGTCTTCGGCGTCGATCTCGCGTTGTCCGGTGCGTCGGAGTTCTTCGGTGACGTGGTCGACGGCTTCCTGGAGGCGTCGCGTCGGGACGGGTCGTTTGTAGCAGGCGGCCTCGAGTCCGGCGAGCATCTTGGCTTTGTCGAAGGGGACACGGCTGCGGTCGCGTTTGACGACGACGAGTTTGGTGGTTTCCTCGACGGTTTCGTAGGTGGTGAAGCGTTTTGAGCAGTTGAGGCATTCGCGTCGGCGTCGGATCGCCTTGCCGTTCTCAGCGGGGCGGGAGTCGATGACGCGGTCTTTGTTGGCTTCGCAGTAGGGGCATCGCATGGTTAATGGTTATTATCCCGGAGCTTGGAAGTTCTGCCAGTGACAGGAGGTTCCGTGAGGATCCGGATTGCGATATTGGGTGACATCGTGGGCACGCCGGGGCGTCAGGTGGTGGCCTCGGCGGTGAAGCGTCTGAAGCGTGAGATGGGCGTGCAGGTGGTGATTGCGAATGTGGAGAACGCGGCGAACGGTTCGGGGCTGACGCCTGATCTCCATAAGAAGCTGCAGCTGGCGGGTTTAGACGGCATGACGATGGGGGATCACGCTTATCGCAAGAAGCAGATCGTGCCGACGCTGGAGCGGGGTTCGGACATCATCCGGCCTGCGAACCTGTCGGCGAAGGCGAAGGGGAAGGTGTGTCTGCGTCTGGTGGCGGAGGTGGAGGAGGTGAAGCTGCCGATTTACGTCTTCACGGTGGTGGGGCGTTTGTTCATGAACACGATGCAGGGGACGGACCCGTTTGCGACGGCGGATCGTCTGATCGAGCAGATTCATGAGCGGCCGAGCGTGATTCTGGTGGAGGTTCACGCGGAGGCGACGAGTGAGAAGGTGGCGATGGGTTGGTATCTGAACGAGCGTGTGACGGCGGTGTTCGGGACGCACACGCATATTCAGACGGCGGATGCGCGGGTGCTGCCTCGGGAGATCGAGGGTCCTCGGAGCGGGGCGTCGGTGCTGCCGCTGGGCGAGGGCGGGACGGCGTACATCACGGACCTGGGGATGAGTGGTCCTCAGGATTCGGTGTTGGGCCGTCGGGTGGACCGGGTGGTGAGTCAGATGACGACGGCGATGCCGGCGGCGTTTGACGTGGCGGAGGGCAACCCTGAGGCGCGGGGTGTGATCGTGGAGGTGGAGTCGTCGACGGGTCGTGCGGTGGGGGTCGAGACGATCGTGCTGGGCCCGGAGGATGCCTGAGTTGCCCAGGCGTCAGAGCCGTCAGGGTTCAACAGGGGATTTGGGGTGGAGGCTGCGGCTGGTATCAAGGCGGGTCTGAGATCGGGCGGGTGAATCGTGCGGGTAGCCTCATGGGCGGTTGTGGTTGCCCGATAACGAGAGCATGGAAGAGCGCGAAAACCGACGTGTGACCGCGGACCTGTCCGACGGGCTGAGGCTGACCGACGAACTGTCGGTGGATGAGTTGTCGCTGCCGGAAGTGGCGTGGCCGCGTCACGGGTTGACGACGACGCTGCGCGGCATCCTGACGGGCGGCGTTGTGGCGGCGGGTGTCGCGGGCGGTCTTGGTTGGTGGCTGGGCGGGCCGTTGCTGTCTGCGGCGGCGGTGGCCGGCGTGGCGGGATATGCGCACTGGCGCTTGTCGCGTGGCGTGGTTCAGTCGCTGGGCAATCTGATTGACCGGCTGGAGCTGACCTCGTGCAACCCGACGTCGGAGTTGGTGGAGAAGCTGCCGCTTGAGCGTGAGGACGAGATCGGCCAGGTGGCGCGTGCGATGGCGCGTGTCTGCCGGAACTCGATCCGCAAGGGTTTTGAGGCGCAGCAGCTGCGTCGGACGATTGATCAGCGTGTGCGTCTGGCGACGCGTAAGGCGACGTCGCGTCTGCAGCGTGAGACGCTCCGCGACCCGATGACGGACCTTGGCAACCGGCGATTCCTGGAAGAACAGGGGCCGAAGCTGTTTGATGCGACCGAGGCGAGTGACCTTTCGCTGCTGTGCGTGGCGATCGATCTGGATCACTTCAAGGCGGTCAACGACACGCTGGGTCACGCGGCGGGGGATGACGTGCTGGTCTTCGTGGGGTCGCTGATCAAGGCGACGACGCGTGAGGACGATATGGCGGTTCGCCTGGGCGGCGACGAGTTCCTCGTGCTGATGCCCGGTGCTGATTTTGATCGTGGTTTGAAGTTCGCGGCCCAGCTCCGCTCGCTGTTCACGCAGCAGACGGGTCTGCTGACGCGTGGCGGGCCGAAGCCCGACCTGTCGATCGGCATCGCGGAGCGGCTGTCGGACCGTTGTGACTCGCTGCAGTCGCTGATGGAGCGTGCGGACGAGCGTCTGTACACGGCCAAGCGAAACGGTCGGGGTCGCGCGGAGGCGGGTTAAACGCTCAGGCGTGGTCGAGCATGGAGCTGAGTCCGGGGCGGAAGACGACCTTATCGTCGACGACGACGAGTTTCTGATCGAGGAACATCTGCACGGCGTCGGCGAGGATGCGTCCTTCGAGTCGTTGTCCGTTGGCGCGGACGTCCTCGGCGGTGTCGCGTCCGACGTCGATGTGGAAGACGTCCTGGAGGATGATGGGTCCCTCGTCGAGGTCTTCGGTGACAAAGTGGGCGGTGCATCCTGCGACGCGGACGCCTGCTTCCCATGCGGCGTGGTAGGGCTTGGCGCCGGGGAAGTGGGGCAGCAGCGAGGGGTGGATGTTGATGATCTTGTAGCGGAAGGCCTGGACCATCTCGGGGGGGACGATCTGCATGTAGCGTGCGAGGACGATGAGGTCGGGTTGGGCCTTGGCGAGTTGCTCCATCATCCACTTGAAGTGGGCCTGCTTGTCGGGCTTGGCGGGGAAGTGTGCGAAGGGCAGTCCGGCGGCCTTGGCGACGGGTTCGAGGTCGGGGTGGTTGCCTAGGACGGTGACGAGGTCGCCTCGGAACTTGCCGGCCTTCCAGTCGTCGATGAGGGTCTGGAGGCAGTGTGCCTCTTTGGAGACGAGGACGGCGACGCGTTTGGGTTTGCGGTCGTGCAGGGCGACGCGGACTTCCATCTCGATGTCGCGGCCGAGTTCGAGCAGGTCGGTGATGAGCTGGTCGAGGGAGGGGGTCATGTCGGCGAGGTCGACGAGCATGTCCATGATGAACTCGCCGTTGACCACCTGCTGCTCGAGGTCGAGGATGTTGACGCCTCGCTCGGCGAGGTAGGTGGCGAACCGGGCGACGACGCCCTTCTGGTCGCGGCCGATGACGCTGACGACGGCTTTGATTTCGGGCATGGGGTGGCTCCGATTTCTGTGGAGGCATAGGGTGAGGGTCGGGAGCGGTGATTAGAGCCGATAACGGTGTTCCACGCACCCGGTCGGGATTACTACAATCGTCGGTTCGCTCGCGGGTGGTCGTGAGCGGATCTGACCCTGCAGCAGAAGGTAAGTCATGTCTGAGACGGCGACGTATGACCTGGTTGTGATTGGCGGCGGTCCCGGCGGCTATGTGGCGGCGATTCGCGCGGCGCAGCTGGGGATGAAGGTGGCGTGCGTGGAGCGTGACCGTCTGGGCGGTGTCTGTCTGAACTGGGGGTGTATCCCGACCAAGGCGTTGATCGCGGGGGCGGAGTTCTACCACCGGCTGACGCACGAGGCGGAGGAATGGGGTGTGAAGGCGGAGGGTGTGACGCATGACTGGGGGCGTGTGATCGAGCGTTCTCGAGAGGTGGCGGGTCAGCTGAACAAGGGCGTGGGCTTTCTGCTCAAGAAGAACAAGGTGACGCACATTGAGGGGCACGCGTTTATCCCGTCTGCGGGGAAGGTGGAGATTTACGCGTCGGACGACAGCGAGCGTCAGGGTTCGGTGAAGCAGGTGCTGGAGGCGGGGAAGATCCTGATCGCGACGGGTGCGCGGCCGAGGCCGTTGCCGGGGGCCGAGTTTGATGGCAAGCGGATCATCGGTGCGAAGGAGGCGATGACGCTGACCGAGCAGCCCAAGTCGATGGTGATTGTCGGCGCGGGCGCGATCGGGATGGAGTTTGCGTATGTCTACAACGCTTACGGCACGCGGTGCACGGTGGTGGAGATGATGGACCGCGTGCTGCCGATCGAGGACACCGAGGCATCGGACGTGGTCGAGCGTGCGTTCGGCAAGATGGGCGTCACGGTCAAGACGGGTCACAAGACTCTGTCGCTGGAGAAGACGGATGAGGGCGTGCGTGCGACGGTGGCGCCGGCGGACGATGAATCGAAGACCGAGGTGCTGGAGGCGGACGTGGTGCTGGTGGCGATCGGCGTGATGGGCCGCTACGACGGTCTGTTCGATGCGTCGCTGGGCGTCGAGACGTTCAAGGATCACATCAAGGTGGATTACCGCAGCGCGGGCGCGGACTACCAGACGTCGGTTCCGGGGATTTACGCGATCGGCGACGTGATCGGCCCGCCCTGGCTGGCGCATGTGTCGTCGGAGGAGGGCATCGTGTGCGTGGAACGGATGGCTGGTCACGAGGTCGAGGACATCGACTACGACGCGATTCCGGGCTGCACGTACTGCCAGCCGCAGGTGGCGTCGGTCGGTCTGACCGAGCGTGCGTGCGAGGAGCAGGGGATTGAGTATGTGGCGAGCAAGTTCCCGTTTGCTGCGTCGGGCAAGGCGCAGGCGCTGGGCGCGACCGAGGGCTTCTGCAAGCTGATCTCGGGCAAGAAGCACGGCGAGGTGCTGGGTGCGCACATGGTGGGCGAGGGCGTGACAGAGCTCATCGCGGAGATTGGTCTGGCGATCAAGCTCGAGGCGACGATGGACGAGGTGATCGGGACGATGCACGCGCACCCGACGCTCTCGGAGGCGACGCACGAGGCTGCGCTGGGCGCTCAGAACCGGATGATCCATTTTTAACCAGCGGTCTGTTCGCGGTGCCTAGTATCAGTCTTCACGCACCCCTTATGGAGACTGATGATGGTGATGACAGCTTCGACGATGCTTGGCCTGGGCACGCAGGCCCCGGATTTTTCGCTGCCGGACACCGAGGGCGGGACGGTGTCGCGTTCGGATTTCGCGGGCAAGCCGCTGCTGGTGGTGTTCATGTGCAATCACTGCCCGTTCGTGAAGCACGTGGCGCGTCAGCTCAAGGCGCTCGGGGATGATTACATGCCGAAGGGCGTGGCGATGGTGGGGATCAGCGCGAACGACGTGAGCACGCATCCCGATGATTCGCCTGAGAACATGAAGTCGGAGAAGGCGGCGCGTGGTTACGCGTTCCCTTATCTCTATGACGCGGACCAGTCGGTGGCGAAGGCGTACACGGCGGCGTGCACACCTGACGTGTTCCTGTTTGATGCTGAGCACAATCTGGTCTATCGGGGGCAGTTGGACGAGACACGGCCCAAGCGGCTCGATTCGGGCGCGTATGACTACGACCATCCGGCGTCGGACGGGAAGGACCTGCGTGCGGCGCTCGACACGATGCTCAATGGCGGGTCGATCCCGGCGGAGCAGACGCCTTCGATGGGGTGCAACATCAAGTGGAAGGCGGGGAGCGAGCCGAGCTACTTCGGCGGTTGAGGCTCTAACGGGTCAGCAGATCGATGAAAGACTGGATGCCGCGCTCGGTCGCCCGATCGAGCGCGGTTTTTTGATCGCGTGGGTCGGCGATCGCGGGATCCGCACCGTGATCGAGCAGGAGGCGAGCGATGTTGAGGGCGGGTTCGCCTTCGGCGACGCAGCGGTGGAGCGGGGTGTGGTTTTCGGGGTCTTTGGGGATGGTGTGGTTGGCGTTGGCACCGGCGTCGAGCAGAACGGCAACGGCTCCTTGGCTCAGGGCGCGGATGGCGTGGTGGAGCGGCGTGCGGGCGGCGTTGTCAGGGGCGTCGACGCGTGCTTCGCGTTCGATGAGCAGGGAGAGGGCGTCGGCGTGGCCGGCGGCGGCGGCGTTGGTGAGGGGTGAGCGTCCGTCGGCATCGCGGACCTCGATCTCGGCGCCGGCGTCGAGGAGTTGGGTGATGATGGTGGTGTCGCCTCGGCTGGCTGCGAGGTGGAGCGCCGTTCGCATGGCGTGAAGCGGGGTTTCGAACCGTGTTCGCCCGTCGGGCATGGCACCGAGGTCGAGGAGGAGCGCCACGGTCTGGGGTGATGCGACTTCGGCGGCGAGGTGGAGCGGGAGGCAGAGTTCGATGCCCCAGTCGCGTTGCTGCCCGACGTGGGTGTGGAGCACGCGTTCGTTGGCTGCAACGAGTTCGCGGATGGTTGAGTCGTCGTTCTGTTCGATGGCTGCGAAGAGGTCGGCGGGTCGGACCATGGGTCATTTCCTGAAATCGGGTTGATAATCAGATGTTAGAGCACCCCCCTGCTGCGTGCCGCGCCATGTGTCTTTACAATCGGGTCCCGAGTTCAGTTTGACGCTTGCAAGGATCACACATGGCAGCAGATGCGACCAGCGGCAGTAGCGGTAACGGCAAGTCGGCGGCCCGACGTCAGCGCAAGGCCGAGCCGTTGCTGCTGGAGTGTGCGTGGGAGGTCTGCAACCAGGTGGGCGGTATCTACACGGTGCTGCGGTCGAAGGTGCCGAGCATGGTGAGTCGGTGGGGGAACCGTTACTGCCTGATCGGCCCGTACCTGCCGGGCAAGGCGCAGGTGGAGTTCGAGCCGCGTCCGCTGATCGGCGCGTTCGGGACGGCGGTGAAGGCGCTCAACGAGGCGGGCATCGAGGCGCACTACGGGCGTTGGCTGGTGACGGGTCGTCCGAACGTGGTGCTGGTGAATCACATGTCGGTGTTCCGCTACCTCTACGACGTGAAAGGTCGGTTGTGGCGTGACCACAACATCCCGACGCCTTCGGACTCGGAGGAGATCAACAACGTTGTGGCGTTCGGCGAGGCGGTGCGTTACTTCCTGACGGTCCTGGCGCAGCAGGAGTCGGACAAGCGTCCGTTCATCGCGCACTTCCACGAGTGGCTGGCGGGCACGGCGATCCCGATGCTTCGTCAGGAGCAGTGGCCGGGTGCGCTGGTGTTTACGACACACGCGACACGGCTGGGGCGTGTGCTGGCGATGGAGCACCCTGAGTTTTACGCGCACCTGCCGTTCCTGGACGCGGACGCGGAGGCGAAGCATTATAACCTCGAGACGCAGCACCAGATCGAGACGGCGGCGGCGCACGGCTCGCACGTCTTTTCGACGGTGTCGGACATCACGGGTGACGAGTGCACGAATCTGCTCAAGCGCTCGCCCGACGTGCTGCTGCCCAACGGCCTGAACATCCAGCGTTTCGCGGCGTTGCACGAGTTCCAGAACCTGCACGCGAAGTACAAGGAAGAGATCCACGAGTTCACGATCGGCCACTTCTTCCCGTCGTACTCGTTCAACCTGGACACGACGCTCTACTTCTTCACGTCGGGTCGCTACGAGTTCCAGAACAAGGGGATGGACGTGACGATCGAGGCGCTGGCGCGTCTCAATCACCGGCTCAAGGCGAGCGGGTCTCCGGTGACGGTGGTGTTCTTCATCATCACGAAGGCTCCGGTGCGTTCGATCAACGTGGCGGCGCTGGAATCGCGTTCGATGCTCAGCGAGTTCCGGGACGTGGCGGACGCGATCAAGGAGCAGGTGGGCGAGGGTCTGGTGCTGGCGGCGGCGGAGGGGCGTGTGCCGGACCTGAATGATCTGGTGGACGAGTACTGGCGTCTGCGTCTGCGGCGTTCGCTGCACGCCTGGCGTCGTGACTGGCTGCCGCCGATCGTCACGCACGATCTGGTGGACGACCAGACGGACGACGTGCTCAACGCGCTGCGTCGCTGTCACCTGTTCAACGGCCCGCACGACCCGGTCAAGGTCGTCTATCACCCGGCGTTTATCACGAGCACGAACCCGCTGTTCGGCATGGAGTACGACCACTTCGTGCGCGGGTGTCACCTGGGTGTGTTCCCGTCGTACTACGAGCCTTGGGGGTACACCCCGCTGGAGTCGATCGCCTTGGGCGTGCCGGCGTTGACCTCGGACCTTTCGGGTTTCGGGTCGTACCTGATGCAGCTGATGGCGGATCACGAGGACCGCGGCGTGGGGATTATCGAGCGTCGGTACCGCGACTTCCACGCCACCGCGGATCAGATCTGCGATCAGATGTTCCGGATGTGCCAGTTGTCGCGGCGTGAGCGGATCTCGCTGCGGAACAAGGTCGAGTCGTTCTCGGAGCACTTCGACTGGCACAACCTCGGGCGTCGGTACCACGAGGCGCACGCGTTGGCGCTGGACCGCGCGGGGGTGTAATCAGTTCGGGCTGAGGCCGGTGTCGGGGCGGTTGCGTGAGGCGTTTTCGCCGAGGTCGTTCTCGGCGAGGAGGGTGAAGAGTTTCTTGCGCAGGAGTTGTGCGGAGAAGAGGGTGTCGTCGGTCTGGATGACGACGACGGGGAGCCCGCGGGGGCGGACGAGTAGCGGGTAGGCGAACTGGATGTTGAGCTCGGCGGCAAGCAGGCTCTCGCAGAGTTCTTCGAAGGTCCGTGACTCGGAGACCTCGACGGCGAGGACGTTGCTCTCGGCGAAGGCCATGGCGTTGCGCTGGAGCAGGCGTCGCGCGAGGTCGGCGTTGGAGGTAATGAGGCGGACGACGGCGTGGTCGGCGGAGTCGATGACCGAGAAGCCGGCGAGGGTGAGGCTCTGGCCGGCGAAGCAGTGGGCGACGTCGAGGAGCTGTCCGACGCGGTTGTCCAGGAAGACGCTGAACTGGATGTTGCGTGGCGGCTGGTAACCGCCTGCGGTCGGAGTTTCTACGGGTGCCTGCGTCATGGTGTCAGCTTAATGATGCGTTCTGCGGGCGTCGATGGTTTTTCGGGAATCAGGCGGCGGCTTCGCTGGCGGCCTGCCTGAGGTACCAGTCGCAGGTGCGTTCGAGGCCGGTGTCGAAATCGACGAGGGGTTCGTAGCCGAGCAGTCCGCGGGCACGATCGATGGAGGCAAGTGAGTGGCGGACGTCGCCTGGGCGTTCGGGCTCGTGGATCGTCTGGAGGCTGGTGCGTCCGAAGCGTTGGATCATGCCCTCGGCGAGTCGCTGGACGGTGATGGACTCGGCGCAGGCGATGTTGATGGAGACGCCGTCGAGCAGGTCGGGGCGTGTGATGGCGAGGAGGATGGCGTGGGCGACGTTGGCGACGTCGCAGAAGTCGCGTGACTGTTTGCCGTCGCCAAAGATCGTCGGGGCGAGTCCGTGGCTGAGTCGGTTGGCGAAGGCGGCGATGGCGGCGGCGTAGGCGGAGTTGGCGTTCTGCCGTGGCCCGAAGATGTTGAAGAAGCGGAGCGAGACCGTGTCGAGGGGCTGGTAGGCGCGGGCGTAGGCCTTGAGCATCGACTCGCCGGCCACCTTGTTAGCTGCGTAGGGGCTGGCGGGGTCGGTGGGCATGTCCTCGTGCTTGGGGAGCAGTTCGCTGTTGCCGTAGACCGCCGCGGAGGAAGCGAGGAGGACGCGTCGGACGCCGGTGGTCCGTGCGGCCTCGAGGACGCGGAGCGTGCCGATTTCGTTGACCTGGTGGTAGCGGGTTGGCTCAGCGACAGACTGGGGCACGGAGCCGAGGGCGGCGAGGTGGACGATGGCGTCGCAGTCGGCGGCGGCCTCTTCGACGGTGGTCTGGTCGAGGATCGTTCCGCGGACGAAGCGGTAGTGCTCGGCGTCGTCGCGGACGTGCCTGGGATCACCCGTGGAGAGGTCGTCGAGGACGGTCACGGCGCCGCCAGCGGCGAGGATGGCGTCGATGAGGTGAGACCCGATAAAACCGGCCCCGCCGGTGACCAGCAGGCGTCGTCCGGCGATCTTCGGGGCGTGGAGGGCGTGCCAGTCGATCGGGCTGTCGATGATGTGCGTCAACGGGTGCTCCTGTACGGATGCTATGCCCGGTTTCCATCGGCCAGATCGCGGATTCGGCCTTGGGTTAATAACGAGGGACGTTGGGATCGATCCGGGTCGACCAGGCGTCGATGCCGCCGGCCATGGAGGCTACCTCGTCGAAGCCCTGCTGGAGGAGGTAGTGAGCCACATTCAGGGAGCGGATACCGGCGTGGCAGAAGGCGACGACCAGTCGATCCTCGTGCTCACGGAGCTCGTAGAGCCGGGCGGGGATGTCGCCCATGGGTATGAGGATCGATCCGTTGATGCTGGCGATGGCGCGTTCATCGGGCTCGCGGACGTCGAGCAGCAGGAAGGGTTCGCCCGCGTCGAGCATTCGTTTGACCTGCTCGGGGCTGATTTCCGGGGATGCCGGGTCCTGAGGCATGAGGGTCGTCTCCGGATGATCGAGGTCAGGCGTCGGCGCGGGCGACGTGGGAGTAGGCGTCGAGATTGAGCACGACGGTCTCGCCGTCGTCCATCCTGAGCACGA
Coding sequences within:
- a CDS encoding uroporphyrinogen decarboxylase family protein yields the protein MPATDSRDRVLAAINHQQPDRLPIDFGATFITGLHCSVIEQLRQHYGLEQRPVRVHEPYQMLGYVEDDLKAALGIDTQGVIPHSTMFGFPATGWKSWTTPWKQDVLVPADFVTTTTDKGDVYIYPQGDSDAHASGHMPAGGYFFDAIVRQEPIDEDNLAVEDNTEEFKPLTDDELQTITRGVRDAHATGRAVVVCSPGTGLGDIALVPAPFLKQPKGIRDISEWYMSTAMRPDFVRAIFRHQVDIALPNLQRLNDEVGDLIDVIVICGTDFGTQTSQFCSVDTFRDLWLPFYREINDWVHANTRWKTFKHSCGAVAGLIDSFIDAGFDILNPVQCSATGMDPAELKAGFGKRITFWGGGIDTQHVLPFGTPTEVREQVTDRCRIFAQGGGFVFNTIHNTQAMTPVDNFVAMVDAVHTFNKNA
- a CDS encoding CBS domain-containing protein, encoding MPNVQLLLDRKGNKVHSVPPETTVDRAAEIMNEHNIGSLLVVDDENLKGIITERDILRKVIAAGRKPETTSVKSVMTDNLWTCTPETSLEDISDIFKDRRVRHLPVVTDAGELAGVISIGDLNAFRLEGQAVMIEYLHQYIHGAA
- the nrdR gene encoding transcriptional regulator NrdR, producing the protein MRCPYCEANKDRVIDSRPAENGKAIRRRRECLNCSKRFTTYETVEETTKLVVVKRDRSRVPFDKAKMLAGLEAACYKRPVPTRRLQEAVDHVTEELRRTGQREIDAEDIGQRLAEQLRTIDQVAYVRFASVYKQFRDLDDLIEEVRGVLEMNERLSPGQGKLFR
- a CDS encoding TIGR00282 family metallophosphoesterase, whose translation is MRIRIAILGDIVGTPGRQVVASAVKRLKREMGVQVVIANVENAANGSGLTPDLHKKLQLAGLDGMTMGDHAYRKKQIVPTLERGSDIIRPANLSAKAKGKVCLRLVAEVEEVKLPIYVFTVVGRLFMNTMQGTDPFATADRLIEQIHERPSVILVEVHAEATSEKVAMGWYLNERVTAVFGTHTHIQTADARVLPREIEGPRSGASVLPLGEGGTAYITDLGMSGPQDSVLGRRVDRVVSQMTTAMPAAFDVAEGNPEARGVIVEVESSTGRAVGVETIVLGPEDA
- a CDS encoding GGDEF domain-containing protein encodes the protein MEERENRRVTADLSDGLRLTDELSVDELSLPEVAWPRHGLTTTLRGILTGGVVAAGVAGGLGWWLGGPLLSAAAVAGVAGYAHWRLSRGVVQSLGNLIDRLELTSCNPTSELVEKLPLEREDEIGQVARAMARVCRNSIRKGFEAQQLRRTIDQRVRLATRKATSRLQRETLRDPMTDLGNRRFLEEQGPKLFDATEASDLSLLCVAIDLDHFKAVNDTLGHAAGDDVLVFVGSLIKATTREDDMAVRLGGDEFLVLMPGADFDRGLKFAAQLRSLFTQQTGLLTRGGPKPDLSIGIAERLSDRCDSLQSLMERADERLYTAKRNGRGRAEAG
- a CDS encoding formyltetrahydrofolate deformylase; translation: MPEIKAVVSVIGRDQKGVVARFATYLAERGVNILDLEQQVVNGEFIMDMLVDLADMTPSLDQLITDLLELGRDIEMEVRVALHDRKPKRVAVLVSKEAHCLQTLIDDWKAGKFRGDLVTVLGNHPDLEPVAKAAGLPFAHFPAKPDKQAHFKWMMEQLAKAQPDLIVLARYMQIVPPEMVQAFRYKIINIHPSLLPHFPGAKPYHAAWEAGVRVAGCTAHFVTEDLDEGPIILQDVFHIDVGRDTAEDVRANGQRLEGRILADAVQMFLDQKLVVVDDKVVFRPGLSSMLDHA
- the lpdA gene encoding dihydrolipoyl dehydrogenase, with translation MSETATYDLVVIGGGPGGYVAAIRAAQLGMKVACVERDRLGGVCLNWGCIPTKALIAGAEFYHRLTHEAEEWGVKAEGVTHDWGRVIERSREVAGQLNKGVGFLLKKNKVTHIEGHAFIPSAGKVEIYASDDSERQGSVKQVLEAGKILIATGARPRPLPGAEFDGKRIIGAKEAMTLTEQPKSMVIVGAGAIGMEFAYVYNAYGTRCTVVEMMDRVLPIEDTEASDVVERAFGKMGVTVKTGHKTLSLEKTDEGVRATVAPADDESKTEVLEADVVLVAIGVMGRYDGLFDASLGVETFKDHIKVDYRSAGADYQTSVPGIYAIGDVIGPPWLAHVSSEEGIVCVERMAGHEVEDIDYDAIPGCTYCQPQVASVGLTERACEEQGIEYVASKFPFAASGKAQALGATEGFCKLISGKKHGEVLGAHMVGEGVTELIAEIGLAIKLEATMDEVIGTMHAHPTLSEATHEAALGAQNRMIHF
- a CDS encoding thioredoxin family protein produces the protein MVMTASTMLGLGTQAPDFSLPDTEGGTVSRSDFAGKPLLVVFMCNHCPFVKHVARQLKALGDDYMPKGVAMVGISANDVSTHPDDSPENMKSEKAARGYAFPYLYDADQSVAKAYTAACTPDVFLFDAEHNLVYRGQLDETRPKRLDSGAYDYDHPASDGKDLRAALDTMLNGGSIPAEQTPSMGCNIKWKAGSEPSYFGG
- a CDS encoding ankyrin repeat domain-containing protein, translating into MVRPADLFAAIEQNDDSTIRELVAANERVLHTHVGQQRDWGIELCLPLHLAAEVASPQTVALLLDLGAMPDGRTRFETPLHAMRTALHLAASRGDTTIITQLLDAGAEIEVRDADGRSPLTNAAAAGHADALSLLIEREARVDAPDNAARTPLHHAIRALSQGAVAVLLDAGANANHTIPKDPENHTPLHRCVAEGEPALNIARLLLDHGADPAIADPRDQKTALDRATERGIQSFIDLLTR